The genome window TCGAGTTAGCAATATTGAGATTTGAGTTGAGAATTGCGAAATCAATACTCAAAATTCAACACTTACAACTCTTCCTTTGAACGAGCGCGAATAAATTCATCGACACCGTACCAATTTCTTAACACACAACTTAACACTACGAACTGATAACTCCGCTTGCGTGGTGGTTGAGGGCTGGTTTTGAGCGAAAGTAGGTAGGAGTGAAAGCGCCTAGACTTTTGTTGAATTCTTGCGCGATCGCACTCAACATACCCCAGCTTGGCATTCGACTGCAACCTCCGCCCCTGCCAACCCTAAAACCTCGTCAGTCGATTTGAGATTTTAGATTTGAGATTTTAGATTTACTCCACAGATGAATCTGAGAGCTGGAACTTTAATCTAAAATCTAAAATTTTGGTTCTCCACGAATTAAGTCGGGGGCTTATCTCCGTTTTTTGACTGGTCAGTCGATTTGAGATTTTAGGTTTTAGATTTGAGATTTTAGATTTACTCCACAGATGAATCTGGGAGATTGAACTAAAGTCTAAAATCTAAAATTTTTGGCTCTTCACGACTTAAGTCGGGGGCTTATCTCTGTTTTTTGACTGATCGGTCGATTTGAGATTTTAGGTTTTAGATTTGAGATTTACTCCACAGATAAATCTGGGAGCTGGAACTTTAATCTAAAATCTCAAATTTTTGGTTCTCCACGACTTAAGTCGGGGGCTTATCTCCGTTTTTTGACCCGTCAAAAACATCTATTGTTGAATACCCGCTCTGCGGTTTGAACCGTGAGATTATTGAATAAGCCGACCACCGACAACCAGTCGATCAATCGAAATTAATCGCTAAATGTGGTTCAGACCCCGCTCCAGCGGGTTTGGCGGTAGATTTAGCCCGTGAATGTACAACAAAAAGGCTTGAAGTCTTGAACAGAAGCAATTTGCACCCAGCCCGCGTTGCTGGTTGACTCTTAGCGGCGAGCGACTAAAGCGCTCGAGCCGCGGCGGCTTCCATAACAAGCGATTATAGCGTGAAACGACACATCCCGATCGAGAGTCGAAGGTGAAATATTCCACCACGCCTTCCCTATCTTAACCATAACCCAGGATTAGCTGACTGCGCTCAACCTGCAGAAGCTGAATTTCCTGCTGGCTGACTTGTTCGAGCATGAACACAATATGTTCTGGCTTTAGCAAGTTGCCGTCGCTGCGACAACTGCCGGTAAAGCGCAAGACGGCTCTACCTTCGGATGTAGCACTCCTAGCAGAGGTGCTGCTGTCTGGTTTCTGCTCTACAAGTTCTAGTTTGTGCAGTCGATCGCGCAAATTGACATTCTGCGTCTTTCCCGACTTAGTAGTATGCACCCGCCAAAAAGCCTCGGTTTCGACGATCTTCTTGACCCAAGCTTCCCAGTTGGCATCAGGAGCCACGGAGACAGGAGCAGCATTTTCCCGGTCTAATTCGCCATTTTCTGTCAACGAGCCCGCTACAGCGACAGCAATCACGTACTCCGCTGCTTCCAACAACTGGTTAGCAGAAGGAGCTTTGAGATCGATCGACTCAACCTTGTAAATCGGAATATTTTCCGGCAGCTTAGCGACCAACTTTTCCCGAAAACTTTCAACATCGATCGGCTCAGTTAGCTCAAAGTCGGCAATTTCCCCAGTGCTGGCAACGCCCAGAGGCAGAGCATTTGCCAGAGAAATCCGAGGGTTCGGGTGAAACCCGCCGGTAAACGAAATCGGCAAATCGGCTCTGCGGACTACTCGATCGAACAATCGGATCAAATCCAAATGACCAACCAAAGCCATATCGCCCACCTTCCCGAACCAAACCCGCAAACGCTGTTTCCGCTCCGTATTCGGGACAAACTGCCCAGCAAACTCAGGAATTGGCAGCGCATCCACAACCACATTGTGTCCGAAATCGGTACCGCAAACCCCGCAGCGCGAACACCCTTCAAAAGAACAGTCTGGAACCGTCGCTGCTTCTAAAGCCTTTTGCAAGTCAATTTTCAGCCAGTTTTTGTCGATCCCCGTGTCTAAATGATCCCAAGGCAAAGGTTGATCCAGTAGGGGCGGTGCCGCCGTGCCCGCCCCCGCCGTGCCCCCCCCCGGCGTTAAATTCATCCGTGTATCCGTGTCCGCATCCGTGTCGTGATCCTCTTCCTTCTCAAAAAGATTCCACTCGCCGCTTTCGACTTGGCGGTATTTCCAGGTAAGGCCCGATTCATCGATCGCCTGAGTCCAAGCTTTGTAAGCCCGATCCAAGCTTTCCCACCACGCATCCATACCCGCGCCAAGTTCCCAAGCGCGGCGGACTACAGCAGCCAAACGCCGATCGCCCCGTCCGACAAAATCCTCCATTGCCGAAATCCGCACATCAGTGTAATTCACCTTGACGCCCCGCATCCCCCGAAACTCTTCCTTCAGGAGTTTTTGCTTGCGGGAAAACTCAGCAGTAGAAACCGAGTGCCACTGAAAAGGAGTGTGAGGCTTAGGCGTAAAATTAGAAATTGTCAAGTTAAAAGTCAGTCCCCGCCTGCCATCCACCCTGCATTCCCGGTGCAGCCAGCGGACTGTTTCGGCGATGCCGAGAACATCGAAATCGGTTTCTCCGGGCAAACCGATCATAAAATACAGCTTGATTTTATCCCAGCCGCGATCGACCGCAGTTTTGACACCCCGAAGCAATTCTTCGTTGGTCAAACCTTTGTTAACGATGTCCCGCATCCGCTGAGTACCAGCTTCCGGGGCAAAAGTCAAACCCCCTTGTCGCGTACCGCCGAGAATGTCGGCAATATTATCGTCAAATCTGTCAACCCGCTGGCTGGGTAGAGACAGAGAAATATTTTTATCTTTCAGGCGATTTTTGATTTCCATCCCGACTGCTGGGAGTGCCAGATAGTCGGAACAACTGAGGGAAAGCAGGGAAAACTCGCTGTGCCCGGTGGCTTGCATCCCCTGTTCGATCGCCTCTACGACTTGCTGCGGTTCGACATCGCGCGCGGGGCGAGTCAGCATTCCCGGCTGACAGAAGCGACAGCCGCGGGTGCATCCCCGGCGGATTTCTACTGTCAGTCTGTCGTGTACTGTCTGGACGTAGGGAACCAGCCCGATCGAATAAGCTGGTATCGGAGTTGCCACGCGGCGCAGAATTCGTTCTGGAACTTGCGGGCGGTTGGGACGAACAGAACCGTCGGCCGCCATATCGTAGAATTGAGGGACGTAGACGCCTGGAATTTGCGCTAAATCCAGCAGCAATGCTTCTCGGCTCAAATTATTAGTTTTGCCTTCTGCCAAAATCAAGCCAATTTCTGGCAGCAACTCTTCTCCATCTCCCAAAGCGATGAAGTCAAAAAAGTCCGCGTAGGGTTCGGGGTTGGAAGTTGCCGTTTGCCCGCCAGCAAAAATCAGCGGCATTTGACCGTTTTGGCGATTTGTCGCTCTTTCTTGCCAAGTTAGGGGAATGCCGGCCAAATCCAGCATTTCCAGAATGTTTGTAGCTCCGAGTTCGTAGCTGAGGCTGAAGCCCAGAATATCAAATTCTGTGAGCGATCGCCTTGATTCTACGGCAAACAGGGGAGTTTTGGTCGATTGCAGTTTTGCTGCCAAGTCTGGTGCGGGCAAATAAGCCCGATCGCACAACTGTCTCGGCAAAGCATTCAAAATGTTGTAAAGGATGATGTGCCCCAGATTGGAAGCACCAACTTCATAGACTTCTGGGTAAGTAAGAACCCAGCGCACAGACGCCCCGTCCCAAGGCTTGTGCGTAGCCCCCAATTCGTTTCCCAGATAACGAGCAGGCTGATTAATCTCTGCTGTAAGTAATTCTTCGATTTTTACTGCCACGGCTCGACTCGCTAAATATTTGCGACTCTTAAGCAGCCTACCTTAAAATCTGCCAACACGCCAACGACTGTCGTCTGTCTTTTCGGGCATTTAACCGAATTTGCTGTGTTTTGTTGCGTGTTCTCGTCGATGAGGAGGCTCTATCAGTGTTGTTTTACGCAGGAGTTTTCGGCATCAAAGCTATCGACATTTTCAAATATCTCAAAAACTCGATCGAGTTGGCTGAGTTCCAGAATCATCTTAATTCCGGGGGATACCGAGCAAAGACTAAACCTGCACCCCATTTTTTTCGCCTGCTTCAGCCCCGAAACCAATGCCATCAAACCGGCACTGTCAATAAATTTTACTGCACCCAAATCTACGAGTACCGCTACAACCCCAGGGGCTGCAATTGCTGTCGCTAGTTGCCGTCCGACTTCTGGGCAGGTGGCTGCATTCAGGTAGTCTAGGGGTCGAATCACCGTAATTGGTTTATGGGCAAGAAGTGTCTGCATATGTCAAGCCTATGATTGCTACGTATTTTCAACTACTGCGCTGGACGGATGTAAGCATAAACGTACTTGATTACTCTGAATCCTAACTTAAGCTGAGGCAAACTGACTAGTTGTTTTCAGTGCTTTTACTGAATCTTTATTTATTGACTCATTTTTATGAAATTTTGCCTAAGATTTGGGCAGAAAACGTAAGCTACTATACTATTTTTTATTAATGCCAGCAGGCGCAAGTCTTGGTAACTCTAAAAATTGCGATCGACTTTGCCCTAGCTGTTAGATAAAACTGAACAATGTAATTTAAATCACTTTTTAGTTCTGATCTAGATCACCTGTTTGCTCGACAGTTCAGAGGAAAATTAAACTGTACGGAGTTCTCCGACTTACTATGCAAGCAACTCATGCTATTCGTCAACTTGTAGAAAAAGCCCTCTACATTAAGCAGTTGACGCCTGACATTGAAAACGAAATCAACTACGAGCTCACCCGTTTGGGGTACATCTCGGATATTGATTATGAGGCTTTAGAGTTATTAATGGATGAAATGGATGCCGGCCGGGTGCAATTGGTATCTAGCCGTAGATAGTGGGAACCGGGCGGCGAGTCTACATCCAAGAACAAAAAAATCCTTGCACGGCGGGCAATAGAGGAGTGTTGGAAGCATTTACGCTGGCCGAATCTTTTTCTAATGAAGCATCTCGTTGCTGAACTTGATATTTGAGGAGATAGTGTTAGGGGCGATCGTTCCTGCACCTGCGATCGAAAGCTAAAAACTTTGACTTAAATTAAATTTATAACTTTTGGGACTTGACAAATTAGCTTTAAGTCTAATTCATACTAAAAAAGTTTTTCGGCACGATGAGGATTAAGGGCAACTCTTACAAATAAAGCTTAAATTTTAAGTATGCAGTTGCGCTTGTACGCTATTTCCTAAGCTAAGAGCGCACAAGCGCAACTGCATATTTTTATTTAATCTGCCAGTTGGGCTTAGTCCTCAGAATTATGATTCGATCGCTCGAATGCAAGAAAATTGATGTCTAGTTACGACATCCGTCATCGCCGAGTCAATCTAAAATCTAAAATCTAAAATCGTTCGATCGCCCCGCCAAACTTGCCACCACCGCCACCAACTCAGCAGGCTCGATCGGCTTGGGCACGTAAATTTGAAAACCTTGCTGCAGTGCCCGTATCCGTTCCTCTACCCTACCAACCGCCGTGAACGCCAACGCCGGAATTTCCCTGTCCACCATCCGCGATCGCACTTGCCGCAGCAGATCCTTTCCATCAGGGGCCTGCATCTCGATATCGATCGCCAACACATCCGGATTCAGCCTTTCAATCGCCTCCAGGACATCCATTCCAGAGCTAGCAGTCTCCACCAGGGCGCCGCAATCTTCGAGCACTGTACAGGCAAAATCCAGGGAATCGGCGTCGATATCGACCACCAACACCCGCACTCCCGAAAGATTGCTGCTAACAAAAGCCTCCTTTACAGGGATTGGCGCCTTGCTTTGAGAAATCGCCAACTCCCCGAGCCCGGCCACAGAAAATCCGCCGTTGCAATGAAGCTGTTGAATTGGCAATCTCACTAAAAACCTCGAGCCTTTTCCTTTCCCGGCGGATTCTGCTTGCACCGTCCCCCCGTGCATTTCCACAAAATGCCGCACTAGGGCCAAACCCAAACCCAATCCGTTGTACGATCGCCTTATAGAGCTGTCAGCTTGGCTGAACCGATCGAAAACGTGCGGCAAAAACTCTTCTGAAATCCCTTGTCCCGTGTCGCTAACCTCTATTTCGACATTAGCGGGCGACAAATTTTTACAGCAAGCCGATTGCTCAGAGCCCATCGTCCCCTGCACCTTATGCACCGCCACCTTCACCTGTCCGCCATCGGGAGTAAACTTAATCGCATTCGAGAGTAAATTCCACGCTACCTGCTGCAAGCGACCGGAATCGGCAACAATCCGCCCGGTAGTTGGGTCGAAATCCGTCACAATTTCAATATTTTTGGCGGCAATCGCGGGCGCGAGAGTATCGATCGCAGCCTCAACAGTCGAAATCACATCCACCCACCGCAAATTCAGCGACTGTTTCCCGGTAATAATCTGCGACACGTCGAGCAAATCGTCGATCAGAGTTGCTAGGGAGCGTGTATTGCGGTCGATCGTTTCCAGAGCCCGAACAGTCGTTTTTTCGTCAAACTTGCGGCTTCGCAGCAGTTGCGCCCATCCCAGCATCGCATTCAGCGGCGTCCGCAATTCGTGGGACAAAGTTCCTAGAAACTCGTCTTTAATCCGGTTCGCCCGCGCCAATTCCTGGGCTCGATCGTGCAGTTCTCTTTCCAACTGCTTGCCAACTGTCAAATCGAGAATAAAAGCCACAGATTCTTGCCGCTTTTGGGCCAGCAAAACATATCCGATCAACACCGGAATCCGGCTGCCGTCTCTCCTCCAGAATTCCTTCTCGTAGGGAGTGCAAACGCCCGTTGCTTGTGCCTCTGCAATCCCCTTCTCGTCGAGAGACTGGTACTCCGGCGGCGTCATGTCAATCCAGTTTAATTCCCCGCGCTGCAACTGTTCCCGCGTGTAACCAACTATCCGCAAAAATTCATCGTTGGCATCGAGGATGCTGCCGTTAACATCCCCGAAGATAATTCCTATCAAGTTAGCTTCGGCTAACATTCTCAGTTTTTCTTCGCTAGCTTGGAGTGCAGCTTCTGTTTGCTTGCGATCGGTAACGTCTTGGATGTAACCCGACAAACCAGAATCGGAAGGATAAAAACGCATCTTCAACCACTTATTCCATAACGGTACGAATTCTTCATACTCGACCGTTACCCTTTCTGCTAATGCTTTGGTCGCCATTTTGTAAAACGGTAAATTGACGGCCCAGGGAAATATCTCGCAAACCTTTTTACCGATCAGTTCAGCTTGTGACTTGCCTAAAAGGTCTTGAGCTTTTTGGTTGACATAGGTATAGTTCCAATTTAAATCTACTGCGATAAAAGCATCGGTAATGCTTTCGAGAATGTTAGTAATTTTATCGTTTGCCGATTGCAGCGCTTTAGCTGTTTCTTCTGCTTGCTTGCGGGCTGCTTGTTCGCGGGACAAAGCTGCAGCGCGTTCTTGTTCTGCCTGTTTTCGATCGCTAATATCGATGTAAGAACCGATGTAACCTGCAAAAGTGCGATCGGGCCTGTACCGGGGTACGCCCGTACCCAAAACCCAGCGGTATTCGCCGTCATAGCGTCTCAGGCGGCATTCGAGCCGGTACTCGCTGCCAGCGTCGAAGGCTTTTTGGTAAATATCCAGACATTCTGGCAAGTCATCTGGGTGCAAGTTTTCCATCCAACCCGTGCCCATTTCTTCCGCCAAAGTTCTACCGGTAAACTCCAGCCAAACTTTGTTAAAGTAATCGCCAAGTTGGTCAGTGTCCGACATCCAAATCATCACCGGCGCGGTATCTGCCATAATCCGAAATCGAGCTTCGCTTTCCTGCTGCTGTGCTTCGGCTTGCTTGCGCTCGTTCCGTTCTTGAACTTCCCGCAGGGCCCGCTGAATCGACGGCACCAAGCGTATCAAACGGCGTTTGAGAACATAATCAGTAGCCCCGCTTTTCAAAGTTTCGATCGCCACTTCCTCGCCCAAAGTAGCCGAAACAAAAATAAACGGCACTCCCGGACAAGTAGTGTGGGCGATTTCCAGTGCCGCTATTCCGTTAAAACAAGGCAGCATATAATCTGCCAAAATAATGTCAAAACATTGTTTTTCCAGCGCCGCGGCAAAGTCTTCTCTAGTTTCCACACACACCAGAGAAAATTGGAACCCGCCATCCATTAGATATGCCTCAATCAGTTCGGCATCTAGGGGACTGTCTTCTACTAAGAGGATATTGAGCGTTTTCACAAAAATTCCTTTTACTTAAATATTAATTATCTGATACAAAATTCGATCTGGCTGCGGCTGGTTAAGTGAAGGCCAAAAAAATCTTGGTTTTGAATCGCATAAAAAAATGTAAAAATCAATTGGTTTCATGAGTTGAGCATTCATATCTCAATCCTAACTTCTAACCAAGTCTATTGCTGCTTGTCGCGAGGTGAATCCCCGCTCTGACTTGATTGGCTAGTACGCTTGTTTTTCCTTAACTTTCGTCTGCTTCCAAAGAATCTGCACCGCTGGAGTCTTGCTTCTATGCAACCGTTTAGCTAGACCCTGTTGAGCAAATAGTTGCGCGCTTCTGGCCAGAAACAACTAGCTATATAGTAATTTATCTCGCTTGCTACTAACGACTGCTACCTCGTTTGGCAGATTATTTTTTTTGTAGTGATGCCCGGATTAATTCTATATTGCTTTGTCGCTCCTCTCAAACTCGAATTCGCTTGAATTCTGCCCTGATTTCCTGAATATCGATCGATATGTCAAAAAAGTCCAAGTTGCTGGTCTGTCTGCTTTACTTTTTGCCGGATTTGCCTAGGATGCAACAGTTGCAACCGAGCTCGCAGTTGGCTTGTCGAGCGCTGTCCCCTCAACAATCACCCTCGTAAACTAATAACAATGGTCGCGCTGCATCTATCCAAAGATAGATTTTTCTACAGACACTGAACTCAACCTGGATAGATTCCTCTGAATTCGATACAACGAAGTCCCACCCAGCCGCAAATCTGAGAAAGCTCGATCGACCAATTAATTTCCTCTACAAATCCCAGAAAATTTTCTCTGGACTCGCTACACTTGAACTCCCAGGCTGGCTCTGACCGATCGGCTGATTGGTTGAGGCAGAGCCAAAATGTCTTAAAATATACAATACGGTGAGCTGCTGCACAGCCCGCATATATTAAAACCAAGCGCCAACTTGCAATAATTCTTTAAAATAGAGGTACAGCACCGGCGATCCCTAACTCTTCCCCCTCAGAAATGGTAGGGTTTAGCAGAATTGAAGACGATCGTCTATGGTGACTTCCAGTAAAGCCCGTGCAGTTGCTTTAGTCTCAGCTTTATTCAGGTTATTGGGAACCAGTTACGAGGAGATTTGACCCGCCGTGCTCCAACGCATCAAACAAGACTTAAAAAACGACCTGATCGCAGGACTATTGGTAGTGATACCCTTAGCTACCACCATCTGGCTGACAATTACCGTCGCCAGTTGGGTGATCAATTTTCTCACCAAAATTCCCAAGCAGATCAACCCTTTTGACGGACTCCACCCGATTTTGGTGAATCTGCTAAATCTTTTAGTAGGTCTGGCTGTACCCCTGCTGAGTATCTTAGTCATCGGTTTAATGGCCCGCAACATTTTCGGCAAGTGGCTGCTAGACTTTGGCGAACGGCTGCTGCAGGCAATTCCCTTAGCCGGTTCGGTTTACAAAACCCTCAAACAACTGTTGGGAACCCTCCTCAAATCAAATGACAAATTTCGCCGCGTGGTGTTAGTAGAATATCCCCGGCGGGGAATCTGGACTTTAGCATTTGTGACCGGTACGATCGAGAGTAACGATATCCCGCCTCACCTTTCCGGTGAAACCCCGATCGGTATTTTCATCCCCACCACTCCCAACCCCACTACCGGATGGTACGCTATAGTCCCGGAGGCAGATTTAGTCAATTTGTCAATGTCGATCGAAGATGCCTTTAAAGTCATCATCTCCGGCGGCATCGTCAACCCCAGCAACTCAATTGCAGTAAGCCCCGAAAACATCAAGGGCAAAACACTCGAACCCTTGGTATCCGAATCAAGATACCAGGCTGTCCCAGTCGAAGAAGACTAAACCAAGACATCTTTAGTGACCCGTAAGACCGTGTAAACTTTCCCCATAGCAGTTGACACTCTCCTGGCTAAAGCCGAGGAGATTCTTGATTCGCAGAATCGACTTGCCGATGCAGAATTACTTCAACATCGGTAGCGGTCAATTCTCCACAAGCGTTCGGATCTAAGATCCAAGTTCCGACGTGCCCCGCCGTACTCAATCCCCGACTCAGGATATTTTTAGCTGCGTTCCAGTCACGATCTAATACGCATCCACACCGACAAGCGTGGGTTCGCGTTGAGAGACTTTTCTTAACAATTGTTCCGCAACTAGAGCATTCTTGACTTGTTCCGTTAGCTGGTACGGCAATCGTAATTCTTCCGAATACTTTGCCAAAATATTCCAGCCAAATTCGGAACATATACCAAGAAGCGTCGTTAATCGATTTTGCCAGACAGTGATTCTTCACCATATTTTTAATCCTCAAATCTTCGTAGACTACACAGTCGTTAGACTGGATGACGCATCTTGCCAACTTCACGGCAAAATCTTTACGCTGTCTGCTGATTTTGAGGTGGCGCTTCCCTAGAATCGCTCTAGCTTTTTTTCTGTTTTGCGAACCCTTGACTCGTTTTGAAACTCGTTTTTGGGATTTCTTCAACCTGCGTTCTCCCTTGCGGAGGAAACGCGGGTTATCAACTGCAATGCCATTTGAGTCAGTGTAAAACTCTTTAAGTCCTACATCTAACCCGATGGCGTTACCCGTGATTTCAATCTTTTCAGAACGGTCAACTTGAATGCAAAACTGGACATAATATCCGTCTGCTCGCCTTACCAAACGTACTCGTTTGATTTGACTGCGCTGATAGAAATGTAAGTCGCGCGTTCCTTTTAACTTGAGCTTTCCGATTCCTTTTTTATCGGTAAAAGTGATTGATTTCCGGTCGTCTGCCAGACGCCAGCCCGTAGTTTTGTACTCGACGGAGCGGTTGTGTTTCTGGAATTGCGGGAATCCTTTTTTTCCTGGGACTTTCTTTTTACAGTTGTCGTAGAATCGGGAGATTGCCGACCACGCTCTTTCTGAGCTCGATTGTCGAGCCATGCTGTTCAAGTCATCGCAAAACGGAAATTCCTTAGCTAAAACAGCGCTATACTTGTTCAATGCGTATTTATCAACTTTTTCGTTGTCCATCCAAAACCGCAGTGCTTTGTTTCGGATGAACTGCACTGTTCTAATTGCTTCGTCTACAGCGTCAAATTGCTGCTTTTTACCCGATGCTTTGAACTCAAAAACTAACATGACTTCGACCTCATCACGATAGTCTTATGCTACCAGAGTCGGCTTAATATCCCTCTAGTTGTTCACAAAGATTTACATGGTTTTACTTGACAGCGCCATCCTGAGAGCGCAGAAAATAGACTGGGAGGCTAAAGCCTCCTTACCCCTTTCATCCCCGGACTAAAGTCGCGGGGTTTTCAGGGTTTTATTTATAATATTTCGACAAAACCAGCCCAAACCGAGAAAGCTTATACTCAGAAACCGGATTCCTTTGCATAAATCTTGGGTTTGAGGGCGAAGTATCTGTAAACTACCCGCCGCTGGCGAGTCAGACTGCCGGTCTGGTAGAACTTTTAGTCGAGTTTTCTGCTAAAGTTCAAGTCCGCGCGCGATCGAAAAACTTCCTAAATTCTCAATCTCTATCTAAAAACTATGAAAAAAGCCCGCGAAACAGCACGCGAACTCGCACTCCTCGGCATCAGCCAACTGCCGGCGAATCCAGAACTCTTAGAAGCCAAGAAACTGCAAGATGTTCTCCTCGCCGCCATCCGCACCCTGACAGCAGAAGTTCAAGAATCCCTAGAAGCAGCAGCATCCGAAGTGCAGCGGAGTAGCGACAAGCTGCTTGCCAGCGAAATCCGTGCCGCCGATATACAAAGTGCTAGAACAATGGTGCGGGAAGCTGTCGAACTCACCCAAACCGCCATCAACCGTCTCGGTTCAGCAATGGAGTTTCCAGAACTGATCCAGCTAGCCAACCAGCAAGATGTCCGCACCTATGCTTTGCAAATCCTGACGAAAGTCAGCGCCAACCGTGTTCAAATTGATGAATTGCTCTCGGAAGCGCTGGTAGACTGGCAAATAGAACGGTTGCCCCGGATCGATCGAGATATCATGAGAATCGCGATCGCCGAAATGCTATATCTCGGCTTACCCGAACAAGTCAGCGTCAACGAAGCCGTCCAACTGGCAAAACGCTACAGCGGCGACGAAGGACATCGCTTCATCAACGGAGTCCTCCGCCGAGTAGTCGATAAAATCAACGCAGAAGTTATTAGTCAGTAGTCGATAGTCAGCAGTCATCAGTCATCAGTCATCGGTCAATAGCGATCGGCAATCTGCAATCGGCAATCCGCTCTACACTAAGAACTGATGACTAATGACTATAGTCCTGGACGCACGGGTAGTCAGAAACCGGGTTTTTTACGAAAATCCTTCGTTATAGTCCACAGTAAGCTAAAAAACCCGGTTTCTCTGGCCTTAAGGCATCCAGGACTGCACTAATAACTCTTCTCTATTCCCCATTTACTTCTATGGTATTTAATTGGTTTCGTCGCCAGTACAGCGAAAGCGAATCTTCCGAAAAAGATACACCCCAACAAACTCAAGATGAGTCTGCAAAATCCGCATCGGTTGAGCCTCAAACAGATACAGCAGCAGATTCAAGTTCCCCCGCTGTAGCCGAAGATTATCTCAATTGGGCGAAAGCTGCTTACAAAAATATTCAAAAACAGCAAAAACCCGAAACAGAAGTTGCCGAAACAGCAGCGGCTGAAGTTCCAGCAGCCGCAACAGAAATCGCGACAGTTCCAGAAGTTGCAGAAGCGGAGGCTGTTGAACCAACGGAGACGATCGAACTCGAACCAGCACCCACAGCACCAACTGTTGCAGAAGTTCCAGAAGTTGCAGAACCAGCGGCACTTGAAGCAACCGAGGCGGTAGAAACCGATGCAGCTAACCCAGTAGAAATTCCAGAAACTCTGCAACCAAAAGCCGGGGCGATCGACATTGCACCCATAGCTCAAAAATTAGAAGTTACAGCAGAAAATATAGAAATTGCCGAACCTGCAACTGAGGTTGTAGAAACCGCATCACTCGCATCCGACGGCGAAGCAGCCGAAGCCCTGCCGTTTTGGGCCAGAGCTCAAGCCGATCGCATGGAGCGCATCGAACGCCTCAAAGAAACCGCCCTGGAAGAACCAGACGTAATTGCAGCCGCCGCCGAGAGAGCCGCAATTATCGAAGAAATTCCCGGTTTCGCCTTTGACGAAGGCTTCCTGTGGTCTTCAGAAATCTTGGCAAGTCAAGG of Oscillatoria nigro-viridis PCC 7112 contains these proteins:
- a CDS encoding PAS domain S-box protein, with amino-acid sequence MKTLNILLVEDSPLDAELIEAYLMDGGFQFSLVCVETREDFAAALEKQCFDIILADYMLPCFNGIAALEIAHTTCPGVPFIFVSATLGEEVAIETLKSGATDYVLKRRLIRLVPSIQRALREVQERNERKQAEAQQQESEARFRIMADTAPVMIWMSDTDQLGDYFNKVWLEFTGRTLAEEMGTGWMENLHPDDLPECLDIYQKAFDAGSEYRLECRLRRYDGEYRWVLGTGVPRYRPDRTFAGYIGSYIDISDRKQAEQERAAALSREQAARKQAEETAKALQSANDKITNILESITDAFIAVDLNWNYTYVNQKAQDLLGKSQAELIGKKVCEIFPWAVNLPFYKMATKALAERVTVEYEEFVPLWNKWLKMRFYPSDSGLSGYIQDVTDRKQTEAALQASEEKLRMLAEANLIGIIFGDVNGSILDANDEFLRIVGYTREQLQRGELNWIDMTPPEYQSLDEKGIAEAQATGVCTPYEKEFWRRDGSRIPVLIGYVLLAQKRQESVAFILDLTVGKQLERELHDRAQELARANRIKDEFLGTLSHELRTPLNAMLGWAQLLRSRKFDEKTTVRALETIDRNTRSLATLIDDLLDVSQIITGKQSLNLRWVDVISTVEAAIDTLAPAIAAKNIEIVTDFDPTTGRIVADSGRLQQVAWNLLSNAIKFTPDGGQVKVAVHKVQGTMGSEQSACCKNLSPANVEIEVSDTGQGISEEFLPHVFDRFSQADSSIRRSYNGLGLGLALVRHFVEMHGGTVQAESAGKGKGSRFLVRLPIQQLHCNGGFSVAGLGELAISQSKAPIPVKEAFVSSNLSGVRVLVVDIDADSLDFACTVLEDCGALVETASSGMDVLEAIERLNPDVLAIDIEMQAPDGKDLLRQVRSRMVDREIPALAFTAVGRVEERIRALQQGFQIYVPKPIEPAELVAVVASLAGRSNDFRF
- a CDS encoding STAS domain-containing protein; the protein is MQTLLAHKPITVIRPLDYLNAATCPEVGRQLATAIAAPGVVAVLVDLGAVKFIDSAGLMALVSGLKQAKKMGCRFSLCSVSPGIKMILELSQLDRVFEIFENVDSFDAENSCVKQH
- a CDS encoding DUF502 domain-containing protein, whose translation is MLQRIKQDLKNDLIAGLLVVIPLATTIWLTITVASWVINFLTKIPKQINPFDGLHPILVNLLNLLVGLAVPLLSILVIGLMARNIFGKWLLDFGERLLQAIPLAGSVYKTLKQLLGTLLKSNDKFRRVVLVEYPRRGIWTLAFVTGTIESNDIPPHLSGETPIGIFIPTTPNPTTGWYAIVPEADLVNLSMSIEDAFKVIISGGIVNPSNSIAVSPENIKGKTLEPLVSESRYQAVPVEED
- a CDS encoding TIGR03960 family B12-binding radical SAM protein yields the protein MAVKIEELLTAEINQPARYLGNELGATHKPWDGASVRWVLTYPEVYEVGASNLGHIILYNILNALPRQLCDRAYLPAPDLAAKLQSTKTPLFAVESRRSLTEFDILGFSLSYELGATNILEMLDLAGIPLTWQERATNRQNGQMPLIFAGGQTATSNPEPYADFFDFIALGDGEELLPEIGLILAEGKTNNLSREALLLDLAQIPGVYVPQFYDMAADGSVRPNRPQVPERILRRVATPIPAYSIGLVPYVQTVHDRLTVEIRRGCTRGCRFCQPGMLTRPARDVEPQQVVEAIEQGMQATGHSEFSLLSLSCSDYLALPAVGMEIKNRLKDKNISLSLPSQRVDRFDDNIADILGGTRQGGLTFAPEAGTQRMRDIVNKGLTNEELLRGVKTAVDRGWDKIKLYFMIGLPGETDFDVLGIAETVRWLHRECRVDGRRGLTFNLTISNFTPKPHTPFQWHSVSTAEFSRKQKLLKEEFRGMRGVKVNYTDVRISAMEDFVGRGDRRLAAVVRRAWELGAGMDAWWESLDRAYKAWTQAIDESGLTWKYRQVESGEWNLFEKEEDHDTDADTDTRMNLTPGGGTAGAGTAAPPLLDQPLPWDHLDTGIDKNWLKIDLQKALEAATVPDCSFEGCSRCGVCGTDFGHNVVVDALPIPEFAGQFVPNTERKQRLRVWFGKVGDMALVGHLDLIRLFDRVVRRADLPISFTGGFHPNPRISLANALPLGVASTGEIADFELTEPIDVESFREKLVAKLPENIPIYKVESIDLKAPSANQLLEAAEYVIAVAVAGSLTENGELDRENAAPVSVAPDANWEAWVKKIVETEAFWRVHTTKSGKTQNVNLRDRLHKLELVEQKPDSSTSARSATSEGRAVLRFTGSCRSDGNLLKPEHIVFMLEQVSQQEIQLLQVERSQLILGYG